The following proteins are co-located in the Macrobrachium rosenbergii isolate ZJJX-2024 chromosome 28, ASM4041242v1, whole genome shotgun sequence genome:
- the LOC136853869 gene encoding protein FAM200C-like: MPVSARTVERRISEMADNVTQQQTVALTITPVFSVALDESVDINDIPRLAVFARYSDTEVHEELCCLKPMYGTTKGEDILKAFTDHFENRGVDIGKIFAITTDGAPAMVGKNKGFTKLVEEKIGHPILKLHCIIHQENLCAKISSFVLKKVMTTVTKIVNFVVAHSPLMHRQFQAFLEEVDSVYKDIPLHCSVRWLSCGKVLERFVGCFDEIKVFLSEKAKTILSWKTEIGL; the protein is encoded by the coding sequence ATGCCTGTCTCAGCTAGGACCGTGGAGAGACGTATTTCTGAAATGGCTGATAATGTAACCCAGCAGCAAACGGTTGCTTTAACAATTACACCTGTGTTCAGTGTTGCCCTGGACGAAAGCGTGGATATAAATGACATTCCCCGCTTGGCTGTTTTTGCCAGGTATAGTGACACAGAGGTACACGAGGAACTGTGCTGTCTTAAACCTATGTATGGAACCACcaagggagaagacatactgaaggCATTCACCGACCATTTTGAGAACAGAGGGGTAGACATAGGAAAGATTTTTGCAATTACAACGGATGGTGCTCCTGCTATGGTAGGGAAAAACAAGGGTTTTACGAAGTTGGTTGAGGAGAAAATTGGGCACCCCATTCTGAAATTGCACTGCataattcatcaagaaaatttatgtgCCAAGATCTCGAGCTTTGTTCTCAAGAAGGTGATGACTACTGTCACAAAAATAGTGAATTTTGTTGTTGCACACTCTCCTCTTATGCACAGGCAGTTTCAAGCTTTTCTTGAAGAGGTGGACAGTGTGTACAAAGATATACCTTTGCATTGCAGTGTTAGGTGGTTAAGTTGTGGGAAGGTATTGGAGAGATTTGTGGGATGCTTTGATGAAATCAaggttttcttatcagaaaaggCCAAGACTATCCTGAGTTGGAAGACGGAGATTGGATTGTGA